One window of Treponema denticola genomic DNA carries:
- a CDS encoding aminopeptidase, whose product MDLSYKQKSAWENLTKAELSELGKLSDSYLDFLNNGKTERECTVEIIKQAKKHGFKSLEEVIKSGSAKKGTKVYLNNKEKSVVLMVLGDDITQGMNIIGAHIDSPRLDLKQMPLFEESNMAFLKTHYYGGVKKYQWTTIPLAIHGVIFTKEGKKVDICIGEDEKDPVLFINDLLIHLSRKQLQETMSEGITGEQLNILVGNQKPASKEKKDDKKEESKNPVKENILKILNEKYGIVEEDFRVAELEVVPAGKARNVGFDSSLIAGHGHDDRVCAYTTLKAILEVESPKRTAAALFADKEEIGSVGNTGMQALYFENMVAEIAALNKNYRDIDVRRAFANSYMLSADVSAGFDPAFPSVFEKMNSAFIGNGICINKYTGSGGKGGSNDANAEFLQKVRKIFDDNKVVWQTAELGKIDAGGGGTIAYIIAKYGAEVVDCGVPVLSMHAPFEILSKADLYMAYKAYRAFYK is encoded by the coding sequence ATGGATTTATCTTATAAGCAGAAATCTGCGTGGGAGAATTTGACTAAGGCTGAACTTTCCGAGTTAGGAAAACTTTCAGATAGTTATTTGGATTTTTTGAACAATGGAAAAACCGAAAGAGAATGTACTGTAGAGATTATAAAGCAGGCTAAAAAGCACGGCTTTAAGTCTCTTGAAGAAGTCATAAAAAGCGGTTCGGCAAAAAAAGGAACAAAGGTTTATCTAAATAATAAGGAAAAATCCGTTGTTTTAATGGTTTTAGGTGATGATATTACTCAGGGTATGAATATTATCGGAGCTCACATAGACAGCCCCCGTCTCGACTTAAAGCAAATGCCTCTTTTTGAAGAGTCAAATATGGCTTTTTTAAAGACTCACTATTACGGCGGTGTAAAAAAGTACCAGTGGACTACAATTCCTCTGGCTATTCACGGGGTTATCTTCACAAAAGAAGGAAAAAAAGTTGACATTTGCATAGGTGAAGATGAAAAAGATCCTGTTCTTTTTATAAATGACCTTTTGATACACCTTTCAAGAAAACAGCTTCAGGAAACAATGTCTGAGGGTATAACCGGCGAGCAGCTTAATATCCTTGTAGGAAATCAAAAGCCTGCTTCAAAAGAAAAAAAAGACGATAAAAAAGAAGAGTCAAAAAACCCGGTAAAGGAAAATATCTTAAAAATCCTTAACGAAAAATACGGCATAGTGGAAGAAGATTTTAGGGTCGCAGAGCTGGAAGTTGTTCCAGCAGGAAAGGCCCGAAATGTAGGCTTTGACAGCTCTCTTATTGCCGGACACGGCCACGATGACAGGGTTTGTGCTTATACAACCTTAAAAGCTATTTTGGAAGTCGAATCTCCAAAAAGGACTGCAGCGGCTCTTTTTGCCGATAAGGAAGAAATCGGTTCCGTAGGAAATACGGGTATGCAGGCTCTCTATTTTGAAAATATGGTTGCAGAAATAGCTGCCTTAAACAAAAACTATAGGGATATTGATGTTAGAAGGGCCTTTGCCAATTCATATATGCTTTCGGCCGATGTTTCTGCAGGTTTCGACCCTGCCTTCCCTTCCGTTTTTGAAAAGATGAATTCGGCCTTTATAGGCAACGGTATCTGTATCAATAAATATACGGGTTCGGGCGGCAAGGGCGGCTCAAATGATGCCAATGCAGAATTCTTACAAAAGGTGAGAAAAATCTTTGATGATAACAAGGTTGTCTGGCAAACGGCTGAACTCGGAAAAATAGATGCCGGCGGAGGCGGAACAATTGCCTATATTATTGCAAAATATGGTGCTGAAGTTGTAGACTGCGGTGTTCCCGTTCTTTCAATGCATGCTCCATTTGAAATTTTGAGCAAGGCAGACC